Genomic DNA from Paucilactobacillus hokkaidonensis JCM 18461:
GGATGGAGAATGAAATTGACGTTATCAAGCACCTTTTTACCATCAATGGTTTTGCTGACGTTTTCTACGCGTAATAGATCGTTGCCCATTTCGCGTTCAGGTGTGAATTTAATAAATGGATATTTACGTGAGCTCGGTTTGATATCATCCAACGAGATTTTTTCCAATTGTTTCTTCCGTGATGTTGCTTGCTTAGACTTAGAAGCGTTGGCGGAGAAACGATCAACGAATTCTTGCAATTGCTTAATTTGTTCTTCTTTTTTAGCATTTGATTGTGACTTAAGTTGTTGTGCTAATTGTGAACTTTGAATCCAGAAGTCATAATTGCCGACGAATAATTCAATTTTACCGAAGTCCACATCACAAATATGGGTACAAACGGTGTTTAAAAAGTGGCGGTCATGACTGACAACTAGGACGGTATTATCGTAGTCAGCGAGGAAGTTTTCTAGCCAGCTGATCGTCTGCGGATCCAAACCATTGGTCGGTTCGTCCAATAACAGTACGTCTGGTTTGCCAAACAATGCCTGTGCTAGCAACACTTTAATTTTGTCTCTTTCAGGTAATTCCTTCATTAAACTTTGATGTTGGCTTTCGGGGATGCCCAATGATTGTAATAACTGGTCGGCATCACTTTCTGCGTTCCAGCCATCCATTTCGGCAAAATCGCCTTCAAGTTCGGCCACTTTGAGTCCATCAGCCTCTGAAAAATCAGGTTTGGCGTACAATGCGTCTTTGTCGACCATTATTTGATAGAGCTTTTCATAGCCTTGGAGTACTGTATTGAGGACAGTTTGGTCATCAAAGGCGAAGTGATCTTGTTTCAAACTGCTCATTCGTTCATTATGCCCCATGCTCACAGTACCGGTGGTTGGCGTAAGATTACCTTCAAGAATCTTTAAGAACGTTGATTTTCCGGCCCCATTAGCACCAATAATGCCGTAGCAGTTTCCCGGAGTGAATTTTAAATTTACATTTTCATACAACTTTCGATCTGAAAATGTCATGGATACATTATTAACAGTTAACAATCTCTTACCTCACTTTAATTTGTTTATCGTTAGTTTCGCATTCCTTCCATACTAGCAGATAAGGGCAAGTGGAACAATGATATAATACTGAAGGATGGCATTAAAGCGGTAACATTAAAAATAAGGGGTGATTTTATGACTTTTGGACCGGATCCACATCAAGTTTATCCTAATTCAAATATCAAAGAACTGGTGTTTATTAAAAATACCATTACACGACCGAATATTAAGATTGGTGATTTCACATATTATGATGATCCTGTCAATCCTGAAGGGTTTGAAGAACATGTAACACATCACTATGAGTTTCTGGGTGACCAACTAATAATTGGTAAATTTTGCTCAATTGCAAGTGGCATTGAATTTATAATGAACGGTGCCAATCACGTTATGAAGGGAATTTCCACCTATCCATTTAATATTTTGGCAAATGGTTGGGAAAATAAAACCCCGGAGCTTTCTGATTTACCGTTTAAAGGAAACACCGTCGTTGGTAATGATGTCTGGTTCGGTCAAAACGTGACGGTTTTACCAGGGATCACCATTGGCGATGGAGCGATTATCGGAGCCAATAGTGTGGTTACTAAGGATGTTGCGCCATACAATATTGTGGGTGGCAACCCAGCACAGATGATTAAGCAACGATTTTCAACTAATGTTATTGCCAGTCTTGAAAAGCTTGCGTGGTGGGACCGAGATATTAGTTGGATTAATGCCCATATTGGTGCCTTAATGGTCGGAGAAATTAGTCTGGAACAGATTGAGGCATTAATTGCGGCTAAGTAGTGATTGATCTCTTTTTAAATTTTCGAAAAAAACTACCTGATGATTTCCAAACGGAAGTCATCAGGTAGTTTTATTAATATGATTTAATTAAGTTTACTGAGCTGTGTATCCACCGTCAACAACGAATTCTGATCCAGTAGCGAATTTAGATTCATTAGAAGCTAGGTAGATGCAAATATAGGCAATGTCATTTGGTTCACCGAGATGGCCCATTGGTGTTTTTGTCCGTTCTGACATGGCTGCTTCAGCGCCGGGAATATTATCAACTAATGGAGTTTTGATATAACCGGGATGAACGGTGTTAACTCGAACGCCGTAGTCTTTAAGGGCACAGTCGATGGCTGCGGATTTAGACATAATGCGAACAGCACCCTTAGAAGCATTATATGCACCCAAGTCCGGATCACCAACAAAACCTTCAATAGAAGACATGTTAATAATTGAAGCACCCAGGTTCTTGTTTTTCATCCGTTGAATTGCAAGTCTGGTTCCGAAAAAGACACCATCCAAGTTAATTGACATCAGTTTACGCCATGTTTCAGTTGAAGTTTCTTCAATCGAGCCGGTTAAACCAACACCAGCATTGTTTACAAGGGTCGAAACTGGGCCGTATAGTTTTTCAGTTGTATCAAATAATTTTGTCCAACCATCTTCATCGGAAGCATCATGTTGTACAAATGTGACAACGTCTGAACCACCAATTTGCTTGGCAGCTTTTTCACCAACGTCAGCATGACGACCGGTAATGACAACCTTGGCGCCTTCTTCAACAAACTTTTGGGCTACAGCAAAACCAATTCCCAAAGTACCACCAGTAACGATTGCAACTTTTCCATCTAAACGATTGCTCATGTGTAAAACCTCCTAATTGTTATATGTGAAGTTTAACACAAAAACGCTCATTTAGAAAATCGAGTAGTTAAGTTCAATAGTACATATTTAATTATGTTTCACATGAAACATAATTAAGACACCTACAATGCGGCGGGTGATTGAATATTTAATTCGGTAGCAATATCTTGTAGCTGCTTCGTAGTGGTGTCGTCAATTGAAACACCGTGCGCCTTATTTTCATCGTAACGTTTGTATTCTCGATCACCGGGGATCATGATTTGGGTGCCAGGTAGTTTGTCTAGATTTCGAATGCGGTCAAACATACTTTCGACATTGCCCTTAAGAACCTCCAGATCGCCAAAGAAAGATGGATCGATGGCCATAAAGAACTGGCTAAAATCATGTTTGCCAGTGTTTGTGTCGGCAGAAATGGAACCTTGGGCTAAAATACCAGTTAAAAGTTCAACTACTAACGAGTTACCAAAACCCTTGTAATTGGAGTTTTCTTCAGAATTGCCACCCAGGGTCAAAACGCCACCACCAGGTTGTTCTTCTGTAAAGGCAACCTTGGAAAGAATATCTTCGGCTGCATTGGCATCTTTGACAACACCACGGTCACCATCAATGGCCCATTCACCAGGAATTTGTTCACCCTTTTTAGCCAGTAGCTGGATTTTACCGCCAGAAACAACTGAAGTGGCACCATCAAAAACGAATGGGTGTGGATCGGCTGGAAAGGTGAACGCAAATGCATTGGAACCTAAGAATGCGTCCTTAGAATTTGTTGGAACGACAAGTGGGCGTGTATTTGTATTTGAAATCCCAATTAGTCCGGCCTCGGCTGCCATTCGTGAGTAATAACCAGCAGTTCCGAAATGATTTGAATTACGAATTACGGCAACGGAAATGACTGACTTCTTTGTTTTTTCGATTAGACTCTTCATTGCGAGTGCCGAAGCAATGTGTCCCATGTTTTGGTTGGCATCAATCAATAAACTAGTGGGTGTTTCTTTTAATATGATTGGTTTATTTTTGGGTTCAATAATGTGTTCTTTAATCATATTGAGATACCAAGCTAATCGCTGGATGCCATGAGAAGAAATTCCCCGTAAGTCGGCATCGACTAATGTATCTGCTAGTAATGCACTATCTTCCTTTGAAAAATCATATTTGGCAAAGACCTGCTCTAAAAATGTTGCTTCTGCTGATGAACTAATTTTCATCATGATTCCTTCTTTCTAATTTAATTCAAATAAAAAATCGTCCTGTACAAAAATTTGTACAAGGACGATTACGATTAAACCGTGGTGCCACCTATATTTACAATCAAAAAATGACTGCCTTGGTGCTTATTAAAATGGTCAAATAAGCTGGCAGCATAACGATTGCTAGGCGTAGACATGGCGTTAACTTGTCTAATACTCCGAGTTCATCTTCACTAGTTTTAAAATGTACCCTTGCAGCGAATAGGTACTCTCTTAAAATTAAAACGAGTTACTCTTCTCATCAATATTTAATGTATTAACTTACTGACGAATTTAAAACAAATTGATTTGTTTGTCAAGGAGACACATTGTAGAATGTGGTTGGAACGCGATACTATTTAGAGGTGAATAATAATGCAAACAGCAGCAGAGCTTTTTTTGGCAATTCAAAACGATCCACAAAATAAAGTATTTACCCAACAAAAAATTTTACCACTGTACCATGTTGAGCTTGATGCAGAAATTATGATAATCAGCCAAGCGCCTAGTCGAAAGGCACAAGCATCGATGGTGTTTTGGGATGACCCCAGTGGCGATCGGTTACGAGCATGGATGGGAATGACTAAAGAGCAGTTTTATCATTCCGGAAAAATAGCAGTAATGCCGCTAGATTTTTATTATCCGGGTAAGGGTCCACATGGTGATTTACCACCCCGAAAAGGATTCGCTGAAAAATGGCATGAGTCTGTTTTAGCACTCATGCCAAATATTCGGTTAACACTCTTGGTTGGCCAATATGCTCAAAAATATTATTTGCAAAAAAAACAGCAAAAAAATTTAACGGAAACGGTTCGCCATTATGAGGATTATTTACCCACCTACTTTCCGCTAGTCCATCCATCTCCATTAAACTATGGGTGGTTGAAACAACATGCTTGGTTTGAACAAACGGTTGTTCCAGCACTGCAAACGCAGGTTAAGCAAATCATGGCTGATAAATAAAAAAACTTAATGCTTGCCTTGAAGTTAACTCCATGGTTTATGATGATCTCGTAATCAAATAAGGAGGATTTTATATTATGAATATTCCAACATTTAAATTGAACAATGGTGTCGAGATCCCAGCAGTGGGTTTTGGCGTTTTCCAAATTGAAAATAATGGGACAAAACAAGCAGTATTAGATGCAATTGATGCTGGGTATCGGTTAATTGATACCGCGCAAGCATATGGTAATGAAAAAGAAGTCGGTGAAGCAATCAAGGAATCTGGGGTTGCACGGGACGAACTATTTATTACCACTAAGGTTTGGGTGAGCTCAACTGGTTATGATGCTACTAAAAAAGAATTTCAAGACGCGTTAGATCGTCTTAAATTAGATTATCTGGATATGTTTTTAATTCATCAGCCTTATGGGGATGTTTATGGTTCTTGGCGGGCCATGGAAGAGCTCCAACAAGCGGGCAAAGTTCGGGCAATCGGAATTTCTAACTTCAATGCGGATCGATTTGTAGATTTAGCTCAACATAATGAGGTTATTCCGCAATTAAACCAGATTGAAATTAATCCATGGAATCAGCAAAAAGATGAACTGGATTGGCATAAAAAAGTTGGTATTCAGCCAGAAGCTTGGGCTCCATTTGCTGAGGGTAAGCATGATTTGTTTACAAATGATGTACTGACAAAGATTGCCAAAGCCCATGATAAAGGAGTTGGTCAGGTTGTACTGCGCTGGTTATATCAACGTGGCATTGTTACATTAGCCAAGTCAGTTCATGAAAATCGGATGAAAGAGAACATCAACATTTTTGATTTTGAATTGACCACCGAAGAAATGAATCAAATTTATGCTTTAGATATGAAAGAGTCTGCATTCTTTGACCACCGTGATCCTAACATGGTTGTACAACTGGGTGGCGGCGCTCGTTGGTCTGATAAATAAAAGATTGGAGAAAATGATATGCGTGTGATGATATTAGGTGCTGCGGGTCAAATTGGTAAAATGGTTACTAATGATCTCTTGGCTCAGACTGATTTTGATTTAACACTGTATGGTCGAAATGTTTCTACGAGATTAGCTGATCAAGCTAGTAATCGAGTTACATTTATTGATGGTACGTTTGAGGAACTTGATAAAATTAAAGCTAGTTTAGCAAATGTTGACGCGGTCTATCTGAGTTTTGTGGCCGGTGATGACATTATTCAACCACTAGTTAAAATTTTACAAGCAGCGGGTGTTAAACGATTTATTGCGGCTAATATTCCTGATTTATATCAAGAAGTGACCGGTAAATTTCAGAAATGGTATCGAGAAAATACTGGGATTGTTTGGAATACGCCGTATAAAAAAGCGGCTGATATTATTGAAAATAGTGAACTTGATTATATTATTTTACGAATTACTTGGTTGTATAATCAGGAAGGTAATACCAATGTTCACATTACCAAAAAGGGTGAACCATTTGTGGAGGCACAGGTTACTCGACAAGCGGTAGCACAAACGGTAGTTGATTTACTGACTGGTAAACTTGATTATCATCGTGAAAGCTTAGGATTGGGTGAGCCTGGAACACAATATTCCAAACCGAGTTTTTACTAAAAGTAACTGCACAACAAAAAACGCAATCTAATTCAGATTGCGTTTTTTGTTGTGCATGACTGGTAGTTGCACTCCAATCCAGGCGTGGTAAACTATTGCTAACTTATATTGGGATGGTGGAAATTTTGAAGCAAGGGTCGCAATGGATATTGTTATTTGCAACATCAATGGTTTCGTTCATGTCAACGATTGATGCAAGTATTGTCAATATTGCTGTACCTAAAATGTCACGCGATTTAAAGGTGCCGATGAATGAGGCAGAGTGGATCGTGTCTGTATATCTAGTCATGATTTGTGTGTTGCTGATTTTCTTTGGTAAGTTATCAGATCAGGTGGGAAGAATTCCAATTTTTCAAATTGGGACCCTTATTTTTGTGGCTGGGTCGCTGTTTTGTGGTTTAAGTACCAACTTAACTATGATTATTATTTCCCGGGTAATTCAAGCGGTTGGAGCGTCAATGACTATGGCAACCAATTTTGGGATTATCACCGAGATTTTTCCGTTTCAACGACATGGAATCGCGTTAGGGGTTAATAGTTCATTTGTTCAAGTTGGTAATATTGCTGGACCAGGATTAGGTGGTTTAATTTTGGCGACGTTCAACTGGCACTATATTTTCTTTGTGAATGTGCCAATCGGTTTAATTGCGTTTGCATTCGGTCATCATATCTTTCCAAAGGATACTCAGCCTCGTAAACCGATTGTGGTTGACTGGTTGGGATATGCGACTTATTCAATGGCAACAGTTGCTTTTTTTGTAGCAATCTATTGGGGTCAAGCGATCGGATTTGTCCAGATACGTATCATGGGGCTATTTGCAATAGCTGCTGGGTTATTGGCGGTCTTTATTAGGCATGAACGACAGGCTAAGGATCCATTAATTAATTTGAAGATTTTTAAAAGCGGTGGCTTTTCAATTGGAATCATTACTGCAATGTTGGTTTATTCAGTTGGTTATTTTAATAATATGATCATGCCTTTTTACCTGCAAGAGACACTGAAGTTATCTTCAATGACGGCTGGTTTAATTTTAATGTCGATTCCAATTTTAAATATTTTCAGTGCACCAGTAGGAGGGATGATTGCTGACCATATTGGAGCCGAAAAGATTTCTTTTCTAGCGTTATTTATTTTTCTAATTCCCGAATTAATATTTATTAATATAAATGTTTCTTGGTCAATTGTTTGGTTGATTGTTGGTTTGGCATTCTTTGGAATTGCCAATGGTGCTTTTCAAAATAATCCAATGATCATGGGTAATGCTGGAAAAGAATATCAAGGGGTTGCTGGTTCCATCGCTGCTTTGGCTCGTAATTTTGGAATGTCAATTGGTTTGTCATTGGCAACATCGCTGCTTTATTTTGGGATTAGTGTCAAGGCTGGAAAACACATCACGGCATATCCAACAGCACATCCACACTGGTTTATCTTTGGTATGCATTTCACCTATTGGTTTGCACTCGCAATGATTATTATCGCTATTAGTTTGCTAGGTGGTCTATTACTCAAACAACGATTAAGCGCAAAGCAAGTGAAAGAATAGATTGAGTATGCAAAAAGAGGAGAGTGGGAAATAAGGCGTTTAGATTCTGAGCATACTCCGTTGTCCAAAGAACTAACTGCTAAAGCAGTAAGTTCTCATGGCAGCCTAGACTAACGAATGATCCGTACTTTGGATCGTTTGTTAATCGTAGCTAAGCGGAAGCCATTATTACTTGCCGGTTTTCGGCTTAGTAATATGGACATCGAAGAGAATCTGCCTTATTTCCCACGTTTTAGCAATAAAGTTCCTAAAAGCAAAAGAAGCCTCAGCAAAAACGTAGTTTTTGCCCAGCTTCCTCTTCCTACATACTTATTTAGTTTAATCGATAAGACTACCATCTTTACGATATTCTTTAACGCACGATCTTTTATTTTTAGCAATGCCTTTAGCAGCAGCCACCGCTTCTTTTTTTGTATCAAAAATTTCGCTAGGCTTTTTGGCACCTTCTGTCATCACAGCCCAGCCATTGTCAGTATGTTTCACGACTTCATTGGCATTAATTAACTTTGCACTCCGCTCGTTGACATCATGCTGATCGTTTTTGCTAGGATTGTCCTCTTTAACGAATTCGCGTTTTTCTTTTTCGCTGGCGTTAGCATACCATTTTTCGGCTTGACTCATTGCAATTGGAATTGCCCGATCATATGGGTAACCATCAGCAAGCAATGCATTGGCAATATCGATTGCCTTTTTTCGTTCCAGTTGTTTCATATTCTTCATTGAGGTTGGGTAGTCTTTCATGTTCCATGCCATTCGTGTATCCTCCTTGACGATTCGTCGGTGTGATTATAAAAATTAGTGGTAGTAAAATTCTATCTGTAATAGTAACTATACCAATTTTTAAATAATAACGAAAGCATTATGCATATGATTAGTTATCAAAAAGAATTATAACCTGCTTGAAACTCATCCATTGCGCCATGCAGAGCAGCAGATACATTTTCATAAATATCTGGTACTAGGACTAATCCGAGTAGAATAATTCCTAAGACCACTGTCTTAGTTGAGAGTGAACGGTTGAATTGGCGCCAGTTGATGGTAAATAATAGCCCAATAAATAATACGATAACGGGTAGACTTGTCCAGTCGCTGAACGTTGCAACTTTAACGTGAAGACTAATTAAAATAATATACATTATAATTCCTAAGACTAAACCACCGACCACAATTTTAAATACGCGACTAAGCGGTTCCTTATTACCTGCAGTTAGGCTGTTCATTAAGGACATGTCGCCACGGACCAGATCGTCAATTGAAATATTGAATAAATTACTGATGGCAACGACATTGGCAAAGGTTGGTAATGCTAAGCCGCTTTCCCATTTTGAGATGGACTGACGTGAGATATGCAGTTTGTCTGCCAATTGGGTTTGAGATAAGCTATGTTGCTCCCGATAAGTTTGAATCTGATAACCAATTTTCATTTTATGCTCCTCCTGTTAGATTTTATTATAAACATACGCTGAATAAAAGGGGAGCACCAAATGGTTGCGACAAAAAAAGAGTGCAAACAGTCACGGATAATTTTATGTTAGACGTTTGTGACTGTTTGCATATTAGTTAGATGCTAATCCTTGAATGGTTTCTGTTAGCCAGTTTGTATAACCAGTTTCACGCTGAATTGCGTGTTGTAATATTAGAAAATGCCCGAAATTATTTGAATCACTTTGATTGTGAAACTTCGACTTCATTTGCTGCTGCAGATGCGTTAACTTGTTTTTATGTAAGTTAAGTTGTTCCGTTAACATTGGCTTTAATCGGGCATCATCAGTCTTATGGATAAAGTACAATTTCAAAATAAATTCGTCTTTGGTTGCTGACAATGCAGGGGTGGGTTCACTAATCCATTGATGCAGTTCATTGGTTCCTTGATCAGTGATTGAATACGATTTTTTTTCGAGTTTTTCTCCTGTAATAGTCAGACGATGGGTAATTAGTTGGTTATCTTCTAGTCGCTTTAGTAGAGGATAAATTTGGCTGTGATTAGCCGACCAGAATTCACCAATATCAGAATCAAAAGCCTTTGTGATATCGTACCCAGTCAATTCATTCTCACTTAACAGTCCAAGAATGATAAATTTTAGTTTGTTTCGCTGTGCCATAAAGGGGACTCCTTGACAATTTAATGGGACCAGTATACCATGATCCAGTATTATAAAACATGTAAATAATTACATGTATAAAAATAAAAAGGAGAGCATGAATAATGATAGAAAAACATTTTACAACACTTGACGATTTTTTAGGAACTCATTTCATTTACACGTATGACAATGGTTGGGAGTATGAATGGTACGCTAAAAACGATCATACTGTTGATTATCGAATTCATGGTGGCATGGTTGCTGGTCGTTGGGTGACTGATCAAGAAGCTGATATTGTCATGTTAACGGCAGGCATTTATAAAATTTCATGGACGGAGCCTACTGGTACTGATGTTGCACTTGACTTTTTACCAAATGATCATAAAGTCCATGGCACAATCTTTTTCCCAAAGTGGGTTGAAGAACATCCAGAAATTACAGTGACTTACCAAAATGAACATATTGATTTGATGGAAACTTCTCGTGAAAAGTACGCAACCTATCCTAAGTTAGTAGTTCCAGAATTTGCTAACATTACTTATATGGGCGAAGCTGGGCAAGATAACGAAGATGTAATCAGTGAAGCACCATATGAAGGGATGCCTGATGATATCCGTAGTGGTAAGTATTTTGATGAAAAATACCATCGAGTAAATAAATAATTCTTTATGTAGATGATAATAGGCGATTATTTCCGAGGAAATAGTCGCCTATTATGGAATTCAATCATATTATTTAGTGTAATCGATATTTTTAGTATCTTTGGTAAAGGCCAAAGCAATAAATGAAACAACGGCCATGATGCCTAAATACAATCCGACAGTATGTAAGCCCCAGTTTGCTGCTAACCAAGTTGCGATTGTTGGAGCAAACGCAGCTCCAACGATGGCGGATAGATTATAGGCTAGCGCCGAACCAGAATAACGTACTTTAGTAGAAAATAGTTCTGGTAGGACTGCACCAATTGGACCGTAAATAATTCCCATCAAGAAAAAGCCGATAAATAGAAATGCACAGACACCTGGCACATTATGCTGTCCCGTTAAGAAAACAGGGAAGATGACTGCAAATATTGCAATTAGAGCAGTTCCTGTCATTAGAATCTTTTTGCGCCCCCAGTAGTCTGCTAAGTAAGAGGAAGCCAGAATAACGGCGGCAAACATCACAATGGCGGCCATTAAGAGTAGCAAAAATTCTCGATTACTAAAGCCTAAATTTGTGGTGGCAAATGTTAATGACCAAGTAGAGAGGGTGAAGAAGAAAGTATATGAAACAGCAACGATGAAAGTACCACGTAAGATTTGTTTCCAGCTTGTTTTGAAAACTTCTTTAAGAGGTGACTTTGCTACGTTTTCCTCCTTTTGCGTCATTCGAAATAAAGGTGTTTCTTGAAGCCTTTTGCGGACCCATAAACCGATAATTACCATTACAGCGGAAGCTAAAAATGGGATGCGCCAGCCAAAGCTTACCATTTGAGATGGTGTTAAGAATGATTCCAGAACAAAGAAGAGACCGTTACATAAGAAAAATCCTAAGGGAGCGCCGAGCTTTGGAAATGAACCATATAAAGCTCGTTTGTTTTCAGGAGCATTTTCAGTGGCCACTAAGACTGCACCTGACCATTCACCGCCTAACCCAATTCCCTGAACAAAGCGACATAAACAAAGCAGGATTACTGCAGTAAAGCCAAGTGTTTTAAATCCAGGCAAGAATCCAATTAATACTGTCGCACCACCCATTAGGCTTAATGAAACAACCAGTGTTCGTTTTCGCCCAATCTTGTCACCAAAGTGGCCAAATATAAATGATCCTAATGGTCTGGCAACAAATGCTACTCCGAAAGTTAATAGACTTAATAAGATGGCAATGGTTGGAGTTAAGGACGGGAAGAAAATCTTTGGAAAATAAGTGGCTGCTGCGGTTCCATATGCGTAAAAATCAAAGAACTCAACCGCGGTTCCAATCATTGACGCAAAAATAACTGTTTTGACCGGGTCTCGTTCAATTGTGGTGCTTTCTGTATGTAATAATTCTGTCGATGTTTCCATAATGCAGTCACTTCCTATTCTATGTGTTTGATAGATTGCTCAAATCATTGTTGCAATAAACAATATTCCTCCAGTTCTCAAGGTAAATAAAAAGGCCAAGGAGTTTGAACACCCCTGGCCAATGCCAACGCTGCTCGCAAATTAGTGCGAGCAACAATTTAAATTGTCACTCACACTACATAATAATAATTTGGACTCGTAGGCTGGCTGTCATAATTATTTACCTCGTTGATATAAATTTGATGTTAGTATCATATCTTAGTTAATGAGCTTTGTAAACAGAAAAATTAAAATTAGATTATAAAATGATTAAAGAAGCTGTGAAAATAGCTTGTAAGTACACGCTTATTAGACGTCATTTTATTAAATTAATTATGAGAATTACTTAATAAAAATAATTCTTTTGACAGTAAAACTTACGATTTTATTGAAATTCAATATCTCCACCGATTAATTTTGAAATTATGCTATACTTTGAAGAATGTTTTTTTAGTCAGCTACACGGAAGGATGAACAATATATGTCAGAAGCATCAAATTACTTAGCAAGTGTCCGCGCCAAAATTGTGGAGCGCGATCCTAACCAACCAGAATTTTTAGAAGCAATTGATAATTTTTTCCCTACATTGGTTCCTGTTTTAGAAAAGCATCCTGAATATATTAAAGCAAACTTGATTGAACGGTTAACTGAGCCGGAACGTGCTTTTCAATTTCGTGTTTCTTGGGTAGATGACCAAGGCCAAGTACATGTAAATCGTGCATTTCGTGTCCAATTTAACGGTGCCATTGGCCCTTACAAGGGTGGATTAAGACTGCATCCTAGTGTTAATTTGTCGATTGTTAAATTCTTAGGATTCGAACAAATCTTTAAAAATAGCCTCACTGGGTTACCAATTGGTGGTGGTAAGGGTGGTAGTGATTTTGACCCTAAAGGTAAGTCTGACGGTGAAGTGATGCGGTTCACGCAAAGTTTCATGACTGAATTACAAAAATATATTGGACCCGATCTAGATGTTCCTGCTGGTGATATTGGTGTTGGTGCACGTGAAATCGGGTATCTGTATGGTCAATATCGGCGGTTAAATGGATACCAAGCTGGCGTTTTGACAGGTAAAGGGCTTACCTATGGTGGTAGTTTGGCACGAACACAGGCAACTGGATTTGGTTTGCTGTACTACACACAAGCGCTTTTAGACGCGCAAGGTGAGCAATTGACCGGCAAAAAAATCAAAGTTTCTGGTTCTGGTAATGTTGCAATCTATGCGATTCAAAAGGCGACAGAACTAGGAGCAACGGTTGTGACTGCTTCTGATTCAAACGGTTTTGTTTACGATCCGAATGGAATTGACTACCAAGTAGTTCAACAAATTAAAGAAGTGGAACGCGGACGAATTAAAACGTACGCTGATCGAGTTGAAACGGCCTCATATCATGAAGGATCGGTATGGGACTTTGATGTTACTTATGATATTGCATTACCGAGTGCAACTCAAAATGAGATTGATGGTGAGCGCGCAAAACGCTTAGTTCAAAATGGCGTAACGGTGGTGGCATCAGGGTCAAATATGCCATGTACACCTGAAGCGGTGACGGTATTCCACGAGGCGAACGTTTTGCTAGGACCCGCCAAAGCGGCCAATGCTGGTGGAGTTGCAGTTTCAGCGTTAGAAATGAGCCAAAATAGTGAGCGCTTGTCTTGGACGTTTGAAGAAGTTGATGAAC
This window encodes:
- a CDS encoding ABC-F family ATP-binding cassette domain-containing protein, which gives rise to MLTVNNVSMTFSDRKLYENVNLKFTPGNCYGIIGANGAGKSTFLKILEGNLTPTTGTVSMGHNERMSSLKQDHFAFDDQTVLNTVLQGYEKLYQIMVDKDALYAKPDFSEADGLKVAELEGDFAEMDGWNAESDADQLLQSLGIPESQHQSLMKELPERDKIKVLLAQALFGKPDVLLLDEPTNGLDPQTISWLENFLADYDNTVLVVSHDRHFLNTVCTHICDVDFGKIELFVGNYDFWIQSSQLAQQLKSQSNAKKEEQIKQLQEFVDRFSANASKSKQATSRKKQLEKISLDDIKPSSRKYPFIKFTPEREMGNDLLRVENVSKTIDGKKVLDNVNFILHPGDKTALVSRSDATTSLLMQIIAGNVKPDTGTVNWGVTTTRAYMPKDLTPEFTEDISIVEWLRQFASKEESDNTFLRGFLGKMLFSGEEVLKQVNVLSGGEKVRSYLSKLMLSKANTLILDDPTNHLDLESITSLNDALTDFTGSLVFTSHDHQFIQTIANHIVEVGPKGVVDRADTNYDEFMAHETVQAKVEGIY
- a CDS encoding Vat family streptogramin A O-acetyltransferase — its product is MTFGPDPHQVYPNSNIKELVFIKNTITRPNIKIGDFTYYDDPVNPEGFEEHVTHHYEFLGDQLIIGKFCSIASGIEFIMNGANHVMKGISTYPFNILANGWENKTPELSDLPFKGNTVVGNDVWFGQNVTVLPGITIGDGAIIGANSVVTKDVAPYNIVGGNPAQMIKQRFSTNVIASLEKLAWWDRDISWINAHIGALMVGEISLEQIEALIAAK
- a CDS encoding SDR family oxidoreductase, which gives rise to MSNRLDGKVAIVTGGTLGIGFAVAQKFVEEGAKVVITGRHADVGEKAAKQIGGSDVVTFVQHDASDEDGWTKLFDTTEKLYGPVSTLVNNAGVGLTGSIEETSTETWRKLMSINLDGVFFGTRLAIQRMKNKNLGASIINMSSIEGFVGDPDLGAYNASKGAVRIMSKSAAIDCALKDYGVRVNTVHPGYIKTPLVDNIPGAEAAMSERTKTPMGHLGEPNDIAYICIYLASNESKFATGSEFVVDGGYTAQ
- a CDS encoding Ldh family oxidoreductase; the protein is MKISSSAEATFLEQVFAKYDFSKEDSALLADTLVDADLRGISSHGIQRLAWYLNMIKEHIIEPKNKPIILKETPTSLLIDANQNMGHIASALAMKSLIEKTKKSVISVAVIRNSNHFGTAGYYSRMAAEAGLIGISNTNTRPLVVPTNSKDAFLGSNAFAFTFPADPHPFVFDGATSVVSGGKIQLLAKKGEQIPGEWAIDGDRGVVKDANAAEDILSKVAFTEEQPGGGVLTLGGNSEENSNYKGFGNSLVVELLTGILAQGSISADTNTGKHDFSQFFMAIDPSFFGDLEVLKGNVESMFDRIRNLDKLPGTQIMIPGDREYKRYDENKAHGVSIDDTTTKQLQDIATELNIQSPAAL
- a CDS encoding uracil-DNA glycosylase family protein, whose amino-acid sequence is MQTAAELFLAIQNDPQNKVFTQQKILPLYHVELDAEIMIISQAPSRKAQASMVFWDDPSGDRLRAWMGMTKEQFYHSGKIAVMPLDFYYPGKGPHGDLPPRKGFAEKWHESVLALMPNIRLTLLVGQYAQKYYLQKKQQKNLTETVRHYEDYLPTYFPLVHPSPLNYGWLKQHAWFEQTVVPALQTQVKQIMADK
- a CDS encoding aldo/keto reductase; the protein is MNIPTFKLNNGVEIPAVGFGVFQIENNGTKQAVLDAIDAGYRLIDTAQAYGNEKEVGEAIKESGVARDELFITTKVWVSSTGYDATKKEFQDALDRLKLDYLDMFLIHQPYGDVYGSWRAMEELQQAGKVRAIGISNFNADRFVDLAQHNEVIPQLNQIEINPWNQQKDELDWHKKVGIQPEAWAPFAEGKHDLFTNDVLTKIAKAHDKGVGQVVLRWLYQRGIVTLAKSVHENRMKENINIFDFELTTEEMNQIYALDMKESAFFDHRDPNMVVQLGGGARWSDK